The genomic region AGGCCGCTAACTCCGGCCCCCGCCCCCAGCTCATCCGGGTGGACGTAAACGCCGGCCACGGCGCGGGCAAAAGCACTAAGCTGCAAATTGAGGAGTGGGCCGACGTGTGGTCCTTCGCCTTCCACAGCATGGGCGTGAATCCGTACGGCAAGTAAGAGTTGTCAGTTGGTAGTTGTCTGTTGTCAGTCCGTTCAGGCAGATGGAGGAAAGGCTGCCTGCTGGCTTAGTTTTGACAACTGACAACGGACAACTATCAACCGACAACTCATTTGCCGTATCTTCGCGGCCGCAATGCACGTAATTGCTTCTGACTTTCTGCTTTTTATATGAAAAAAACGCTCCTTTTCGGTCTGTTGGCCGGCTCGCTGATGCTGTCTGCCACGTCTTGCAGCAACCCCGATTACAAAACTGACGAAAACGTGACCGTGAAGCCGCTCGAATACCTGGCTCCCGCCGACACGACCGGCGGCAAGGTAGACCCCGCTAACCGCGAGATAAACGCCCTGAACGCCACGGAGGACATCAAAAAGATGCAGCCGGTGATGTAATTGCCGCGCGCAATGAAAAAGAAAAATGAGCAGTGGCCTTGAGGCTGTTGCTCATTTTTCTTTTTCAGAACCGAGCCCCAGAGTGCACGCTCGCGCTTTCCTTACTCACCCCTTACACTCACTACTATGAATATCCGCCGGGGCCGCGAGGCCGATCTGCCGCAGGTGCTGGCCCTGATTCAGGAGCTGGCCGAATACGAAAAGGCTCCCCACGAAGTCACGAACACGCTGTCCGATATGCAGCGCGACGGCTTCGGGCCGGAACCGATTTTCAGCTTTTTTGTGGCCGAGGACGCGGCCGCCCGCATCATCGGCATTGCACTTTACTACACGGCCTACTCCACCTGGAAGGGCCGGATGTTGTTCCTGGAAGACTTGGTGGTGACCGAAGCGCAGCGCGGCACCGGCCTGGGCCGTAAGCTTTTTGATGCCGTGGTGGCCGAAGCCCGGCAGACGGGGGCCAACCGCATGAAGTGGCAGGTGCTGAAGTGGAACGAGCCCGCCATTGGCTTCTACAAAAAGCTGGGTGCCAACCTCGACCCCGAGTGGGACAACGGCAACCTCAGCCACGAGCAGCTCCACGCCTACGCCTGCGACCCGGCCGCAGAAGCCGCCGTGCAGCAAGGGCAGTAAACGTAAAAGACGGCCATTCCGCGCGGGAATGGCCGTCTTTTGCGTTGTTAATCGAAGCGTTTAGCCCAGCACTTCCAGCATGGTGCGGAAGGACGCGTAGCGGCCGCCAAAGTGCTTCTCCATCTCCTGAATGAGGATGGGGGCGGCCAGTTGCTGGTATTCCTCCAGCTGCTCCAGGCTCACGCAGTAGTACTGCGAGGCGTAGGTGATGCCGTTGTCTTCTTCATTGAGCAGCCGGCAGAGCTGGCTTTTCACGAAGAAGCCGGTTGCCATTACTTCTGGCATGTGCGTCTGCTGCATATACGACACCCATTGCTCTTCAATTTCCGGATCGAGGCTGGTCGTGACGTTGTATAGAATCATGGTGGTGAGGAACTTGGGGGTTATGGTTGGCTCGCCGAAGCAGTGGCCTGTTAAGCTGCGGAAAGCCGGAGCTGAGCCGGAAAGCAGGCGCGAGGAATAGGGGAACACAAAAGTCGCCCAAAAAATCCAAGCCCCTGTGCTTTTCAGCCCGTCAGGCCTGTCGGCGTCACACCCGCAGATGGTCGAAATGGAAGTCCTTGATGCGGGCCTGAATGTCTTTGGAGCTGAGCTTTTCGCGGATGGCGGCCTGCGTGAGGTCGGCCAGCTCGGCGTCGCCGGCAAAGCGCAGGGCCAGGATCTGGCCGGTTTCCAGCTGGCTTTCCAGCGGGCGCAGGCTCTGGCCCGTCACCTCAAAGTAGCGCTGGCGCACCTCCAGCCGAATCAGGCGGTCCTGCAGCTGCAGGGCGTAGTGCTGGCGTAGCATCACCAGCACACCCAGGCCCACTACAGCCAGCGCCATGACGGTAAACCAAAGGCGCGAAATTTCGGAGTCTTCGCCAGCCACGTCCAAGTAGCGCCGGATGCCGTAGCCGGCCAGAATGAGGGCAGCAGGCAGCAGCACGAAATGGTGCCAGGCGTAGAACATCGGGGTATTTTTGGTCGGTTGGTTGGCCATATAAGGAGGGTGAAAAGGTGCCGTAGGCTGAAAGAATGAGTAGGGTATTACGCAAAAACTCCGGCTAAAAGCCGGAGTTTCTTACGGAAAGCAACAACCGTGAAGTGATTACATCTTGGTGGCTTTCTTGGCCTCGCGGGCTTTGCGCTTTTCATCACGCATGGCCGTTTTGGCGGCGCTTTCCTGGCGACGGGCCTCCTTGGCCACGTCCTGCTGGCGCTTGAGCTCCAGCTTCTGCTCTTTCATCTGGCGCTTCTGCTCGCGCAAGGCATTCTGCTGGTCGCGCATCTGCGCTTTGGTGTTATCCACGCTGCCGGCCGTGGTCGTGCTCTCCTGCTTGCGGGCATCAAGGGCGGCTTTGGCTTCGGCGGCGCGCTGCTGCTGCATCTGCAGGCGCATCTGCGTCGAGTCGGTGGCGGTCTGCGCCTGCGCGTGGGAGGCGGTTAGGGCGAGGGCTGCAACGGCCAGAATGGCAAAGATTTTTTTCATGGGGAGGGGGTGGAAGTCGAAATGAAATCCGCGCCTTGTACGCGCGCCGGCCGCCAAAGTTGAGCTTCGGCTATTCTTCCACGAAGTCCAGATCCTTGCCGAAGCTTTCGGGCAGGGTGCTCACGGCCCAGAACGCCACCACCAACGACACCAGCCCGAGCACAGCGGCGCTGCCCAGCAGCCCCAGCGGCCCGCGCAGCGCCTGAAACAGCGGCACGAGCACAATCACGGAGCCGCGCGCAAAGTTGGGGGCCGTGGTGGCCACGGTGGCGCGCAGGTTGGTGCCGAACTGCTCGGCGGCCACCGTCACGAACAACGCCCAGAAGCCCACCGAAATGCCCAGCACGAAGCACGCTACATAGAAAACGGTTGGTGTAGCGCCCTTCAGGGCAAACAGGTACACGGCCACCATCAGGCCGCAAAACACCAGAAACAGCTGTAGCGCGCGGTTGCGGCTGCGCAGCACCTGGCTCAGGGTGCCGCTGGCAAAGTCGCCGAATACCAGCCCAAAGTAGCACCAGAACACGCCCAGTCCGGCCGTAACGGGCCCCGTAATGCCCATTTCGGCTCCGAACTCGGGGGCCAGCGTAATGAGGATGCCCACCACAAACCACAGCGGCACCCCAATCAGCAGGCACTTGACGTAGCGCGCCATCCGGGCCCGGTTGGTGAACAGGGCGAAGAAATTGCCGCGCTCTACCTCGCTCTTTTTGGTTTGCTCGAACATGCCCGACTCGTACACGCCCACCCGCAACGCCAGCAGCGCCAGGCCCAGCCCGCCACCCACGAAATAGGCGTTGCGCCAGCCAAACCTGTCGCCTACCCAGTAGGCCAGCATGGCGCCCGACACGCCCACCGTGGCGACAATCATGGTGCCGTAGCCGCGCTTTTCCTTGGGCAGGGTTTCCGACACCAGCGTGATGCCCGCGCCCAGCTCCCCGGCCAGCCCAATGCCGGCAATCAGCCGCAGCCAGGCGTACTGCTCAATGGTCTGCACGAAGCCATTGGCAATGTTGGCCAGCGAATAAATCAGGATGGAGCCGAACAGCACCGACAGCCGGCCTTTTTTGTCGCCCAGAATGCCCCACAGCACGCCGCCCAGCAGCATGCCGCCCATCTGCATGTTGATGAGGTAGAGGCCCTGGTTGGTGACGGCCTCCTTGGCTGTGATGCCCAGCTCGTTGAGGCTCTGCACGCGCACAATGCTGAACAGGATTAGGTCGTAGATATCCACGAAGTAGCCCAGCGCGGCCACGACGACAATGGCACTCAGCAAGCCGGTAGATCTGGGGGGAGAAGCAGTAGTAGCGGGTTTCATGCGGGAAAGGAAATTAGGGCCCGCAGATTACGAAGATTTACTTGCTCTTCAACTCCAGATACTGCCTGCTGCACTGTTTGATGATTCTTTCCGCTTCATCAAACTCCATCCAGCCTGCATCATAGGATTCTGCTGTTGTACCAGTGACCTGAAACCCGAAGGCATCTGCTTGCAGCATGGCCGACATATCCACGGCGCTAACGTCTGTTGTTTCGGAAATAGTGAAGCTCCATTCGTGCCAGCGGGCGTGGAAATAGAAGGGACTGGAATCAACGGTACCTTCTGCCTGAACCGGGCAATATCCTTCCAGCGCCCCCATCAGGTGGAGGCTCTCGTCAGTCAGAATGCGTTTGTATTCTCTTACCATTGCCTTTACGCCACCTGTTCGTCGCAGCAGCCGTGGGCGCCCATCAGCGGGAATTCGTCTTCCAGCTGCACGGTGCAGTGGCGGATGTTGAACTCGTGGAGTAAATCGTGCTGCAGCTCGCGCAGGAACTGGTTGCCGTTGGTGGCGCCGGGGCGCACGAGGTGCACAGTCAGGGCCGTGTCCTGGGTGCTGAGGGGCCAGATGTGCAGGTCGTGGAGGGCCGTGACGCCGGGACGGGCCAGCAGAAACTGCCGCACCGCTGCCACTTCAATGCCGGCCGGGGCTGCCTGCAACCCCAGCTGCATGGTTTCGCGCAACAGCCCCCAAGAGCCGAAGCCCACTACCGCCAGAATCACGAAGCTGATGGCCGGATCGAGCCAGAGCCAGCCGGTGTAGTACACCAGCGCCCCGCCCACCACCACGCCCACCGACACCAGCATATCAGTGAGCATGTGCAGGTAAGCGCCGCGCACGTTCACGTCGCCTTTTTGCCCACTGCGGAATAGCCAGGCTGTGAAGCCGTTGATGAGCACGCCCAGCCCGGCCAGCGCCATCACCACCGGCCCGTTCACCGGCGCCGGATGGCGCAAATGGTCGATGGTGTCCCAGAGAATAAAGCCCAGCGCCAGATACAGCAGGGCCGCGTTCAGCAGCGCTGCCTGAATGGTGGCGCCCTTGTAGCCGTACGTGAACCGCTCGGCGGCGCGCCGCCGGGCTAGCAGCGTGGCGCCCCAGGCCAGAGCCAGGCTCAGTACATCGGATAGGTTGTGGCCCGCATCGGAAAGCAGCGCCGAGGAGTTGGCCCACAGCCCGCCGGCCGTTTCGCCGGCCACAAACAGCAGGTTCAGGGCAATACCCCAGCCAAACGCTTTGCTGAAATTACCGTCGGCGGGCGGGCCGTGGTGGTGGGCGTGGTCGTGGCCGGCGTGGTCGTGGGGCATGAGGGGCTTGCGTGCAGTGGTTTACCGTAGACAGTAGCGCGAACTTTGTAGTTCGCGCTACAGCCTGCTACGAAGAAACCTATCTGAACGACAACGGCACAATCAGTTTCACGCTCAGGTTGCGGCCCATGTTGAACACGCCCTGCCGGCCGGTGGCGTAGTTGATAGCCGTGTATTTCAGGCGGCTGAGGTGGTTCTGGTACGCCACATCAAACACGTTATTCAGCGTCAGGTACACCGAAAACAGCGTTTTGTCTTTGGCATTGGTCAGGTCGGAGCCTAGGCCCAGGTTCACGAGGGTGTAGCCCGGCGTGCGGGTTTCGGTGTCGAAGGCCGAGAAGATGCGGTTCTGCTGGAAGTTGTGCTCCACGGTGCCGCGGGCGTAGAGGTTGCGCAGCCGCGAGGTGCCCACCTTGCTGAAGTTCACCCGCAGCTCCGACTGCAGCCGGTCGGCTGGAATGAAGGGCAGGTTCTGCTGGCCTTCGGGCTGGTCGAACTGCAGCGCCCGCACCATGGAGAAGCTGTTTTCGAAGTGCAGCCAGTCGAGCGGGTGGGGGTGCAGGTCGAGGCTGATTTCGCCGCCGGCCAGCCGCGCATCGCCCTGCCCGTAGCGGAACACCCGGTCGCCGTCCACCGACACCGAGTCCTGTCCGGTGGGCGTGCTCAGGGCCCGCGGGAAGATGTAGTTGCTGATCTGGTTGCGGAACACATCAGCCGACAAGCTCACGTGGTCCGACACGAAGCTCAGGCCGCCATCCACCTGCAGGCTGGTTTCGGCCCGCAAACCCGGCTCCCCGATTTCGTAGCGCACGGTGCCCTCGTGGATACCATTGGAGCCCAGCTCGGCAATATTGGGCGCCCGGAAGCCGCGGGCCACGTTGGCTTTCAGCAGCCACTTGTCGTTGAAATTATAGGCCCCGCCCACGCTGCCGCTCACGTTGCGGAAGGTGCTCCGGAAGCCGGCAAACTTGGTTTCGCCCTGGCCGGCGGGCACCGGCTGCTCGTCGTCGTTGAGGTACAGCGCATCGGCCGTGATACGGCGCGCATCGTAGCGCAGGCCGCCGCTCAGGTCCAGCTTGCCGAAGCTCTTTTTGGTGACGCCGAACAGGCCGCCATCGAGCAGGCGGTAGGCCGGAATCAGGAATTCCACGCCCTTGTTCTGGTTTTCCTGCTGCATACCGCTCACGCCCACGGTGGTATTCCAGCCGTTCATTTCGGGCAGAAACCAGCGCAAGGCGTAGTCCACAGTGCGCAGCTGGAAGAACAGCGACTTCTCGTAGTAGTCGGCCGGGTTGCCGAACTCGCGGCGCAGGTTCTGCTGCCAGCCCACGTTCAGCGTGAGGCGGTGCTGGCCCAGAATGAAGTTGTTGTCGGTGCCGATGCGCAGGTGGTTGATCTGCTGGCGTGGCACGGCCAGGTTGAGGGTGCGCAGGTCGTCGTCGTCGGTAATCACGCCGGCCAATGCGTCCCCACCCAAACTCACGGTCTTCAGAAACCGGCCCGACGTGGAGTCCCGCTCGCCCTCAATCAGCCCCAGAATCTGGTTGAAGCTGCTGACGGTGAGGTGGGAGTAGCCCCAGCTTTTGTTGAGGCCCACGTAGCCGCTGCCGTTCAGCTCCCGGAAGCCGGAGTTGTACACGCGGCCGTCGAAGCGGTTTTGGTAGGCGCCGGCCACTTTGCCCGAGCCGCGCACCTGCCAGTTCAGGCCGTTGAGGTTGCCGGCGTTCCAGAGCGAGTAGCCCTGCTGGCGGTTGTTGGTCTGGTAGTTGGCCGCCACCGAGCCCACAATGCGGCCGTCCTCCACCGGGTCAGGCGCCAGAAAGTTGATGACGCCAGCCAGCCCGTCGGAGCCATACAATAAGGAGCCGGGCCCCTTGATGATTTCCACCCGGTCGATGCCGAACTCGTCGATTTCAATGCCGTGCTCGTCGCCCCACTGCTGGCCTTCCTGCTTGGCGCCGTTGTTGAGCGTGATGACGCGGTTGGCCCCCAGCCCCCGGATAATGGGCTTGCTGATGGCGGCACCGGTGGTAATCTGGCTGAGGCCGGGCGTGTGCGCAATGGCGTCCACGGCGTTGGTGGCCGAGGTCTGGCGCAGGCGCGTCTGGTCCACCACGCTGGTCGGGATGGCCGAGCGGCGCATTTCGGTGCTGGCCGAAACGCCTGTCACAATCACCTGCCCGATTTCGGTTTCGGCGGGCGTGAGGGCCACGTCGAGGGGCTGGCCGGTGCCGGTGTCCACGGTGCGCACTACCGGCGTGTAGCCCACAAAGCGCACCTGCACCAGAAACCGGCCTTTGGGCAGGTTGGCAAACCGGAAGTTGCCGGCTGCATCGGTGGACGTGGCCTGCTTAAGGTCGGAGAAGTACAGGGTGGCGCCGGGCAGGGCCTCGCCGGTGGCCGCATCGGTGATGCGGCCGGTAACGGGCGTGGCCGGGGCCACCGTGCGGGCCGGGCGGGCGGGCGGAGTTTGGGCCAGCACGCTGCCGGCACCCAGCAGACAGCCGGCCGTGAGGAAAGAACGAAGCATATAAACCAAAATTGAGCGCAGGCGAATGAACGGCAAACGAGCCCGCAGGATGCGTTGGCCCCAAATAAAAGAAGGCCCCGGCCACCGGCCGGAGCTTTCCCGTTGTTCTCCACAACCAAACCAGGGAGAAAAGGCGCGGAGCCGTTTGCAGCCAGCCCCGCTATATTTTTTTGGGTGATGAGGTGAATGGTGATGAGGTTGAACGTCATGCAGAGGCGCAGCCGAAGCATCTCGCCAGTACCTCACCCCCCGGCCCCCTCTCCTTCAGAGAGGGGGAGCCAGACGGGTTTTCTCAGGTGACACAGTTGTGGGGAATTAGCCCGCTGGCGAGATTCCTCGCTCTGCTCGGAGTGACGTTCTTCCTTTGTCACCTGTCACCTGTCACCTGTCACCTGTCACCTCATCACCTCATCACGATTCACCTCATCCCCAACTTACCGCACGGCCGTGGGGAAGGTCACTTCCACGTCGGTGTCGCCGGGGGTGGCGGAGCCGTCTTTGGTGCCGGGCTGGTGGCGCAACGTGATTTTGAGCGAGCCGGTGGTGCCGGCGGCATTGGCTGTGCCCGCTACGGCCTGGGTGGCCAGGCCAATAGGCAGGTTGTTGCGGTCCTTATCAGTGGCCGTGACGGTGAGGTTGACCCCGGAAGGCATAAATACCAGCAGGTGCTCGTCGCTTTCCTCCAGCACTTCGGCCGCGATGTTTTCGGCGGGCGTCTTGGTCTCGTCCAGCATGGCCACCGTGCCGGTGTAGGTGGTGCCGGGGGCCAGCACCAGAGTGGCCGGCGAGATAGTGGCCGCTGCGCCACCGTCGCCGTCCAAGTCGCGGTAGGTGATGGAAACCGGCGTGCCACCGCCCTGCGGCGTGAGCGTGTAGGTCAGCGTCGTGATTTGCTCGTTGTCTTCGTCGGGCGTCGGGTCATCGTCATTGTTGCTGCAGGCGCTGAACAGGGGCGCGGCCACCAGCAGGGCCAGCAAGGGCTTGGAAAGCAGGGGATTGTTCATCATAAAAAAAGGAGAGTGGAAAAGAAACGAGGTTGAAAAAGCATTTGGTAGCCAGCTTTAGCGGCCATTGAATTCGAGCGGCACGCGCACGCGCAGTGTCACGTTGCGGCCCATTTCGTTGGTGAAGTAGCGGTAGCGGTTGAGGTAGTCGCGGTAGCGGTGGTTGAGCAGGTTACTGCCCGCCACGCTCAGGTCCAGCGGCAGGCGGCCCCAGCGCACGGTGCCACCCAGCTCCAGATTCAGCAGGCCGTAGCCGGCGGGCGGGGCCAGCAGGTCGCGGGCCTCGTAGTTGCGGGGCACGCGGGTCTGGCGCGCCACGGCCACGCCGCCCAGCTGGGCGTAAGGGCTGCGCAGGCGGCCAGCCGGGCCAGTCGCAGGCCAGTCGTAGCGCACCGATACTTCGGCGCGGTCGGCAGGCATCAGAATCTGCCACTCGTTGGCGCGCGTGTCGCGGGTGCGCACCACCGAGCCTTTCAGGTTCAGCAGCAGCTGCGGTGTAAGCAGATAGGAACTGCTCAGGTCCAGGCCCCGAAACGTGGCATCGGTTTGCAGAAACTGCCAGCTGATGTGCGCGCCCCGGATGGTCTGGACCAGCGGCAGCAGCGGCACCTGGTAGATGAAGCCCCGGATGCGGTTTTGGTACACCGTCAGCTCACTATTAAAGCGCGGGTTGTGGTGCAGCGTGGCCGTAAGGCCCACGTTGAGGGCCGTTTCGGGCGTGAGCGGGGCGTTGCCGGGCATCAGGTCATTGCCCAACTCATACATGCCGTTGTGCACCCCGTCGCTGAACCGCTCGTTGGCGGCCGGCGCGCGGCGAGTCAGGCCAGCGTTCAACCCCAGCGTGAGGTGGGCCGATGCATCGTAGGTGGCCCCCAGCGAGGCGGCGGGCGTGGTATACTGAAAGCGGCTGCGGTCCACGAAGAAGGCGCCCGTCGTGTCGCGGTCGGCGCGGCGCACGGCCAGGTCGCGGCGGTCCAGGCGCAGGCCGCCTTCCAGCAGCCAGCGGCCCTGCTGCCACTTTTCAATCAGGAAGGCGCCACCGGCCAGGTTGGTGTAGAACGGGATGAACTGCCGGCTGCCAGCGGCGTAGCGGTTGGCCTGGTACGTGCCCGACATGCCCACGCTGCCCGTAAAGCCGTGCCAGGGCCGGTGCTCCCACAGCAGCTCCCCGATGCTGGTGCGGTTGGTGTAGCTCAGCTCCGGCTTGCCGGCGGCGGCCCGCTCGTCGTTGCGCGGGCGGGCCTTGTCGTACTCGTCACGGAAGTCGGTCTGGTGGCTGAGCGTGAGTTGCAGGCGGCCAGCGTTGCCGGTGCGCACAAAGCCGCTGAGCTTGGCCACGTCGTGGCGCACCTGCTGGTAGGCCCGGATGATGTCGTAGGAGAAGCCGGTGGTTTCCAGCGGCCGTTCCCGGCCCACGGCCAGCAGCAGGTCGGACTGGTTGCCGGCGTGGGCGGCCGGCAGAATGCCAATGCGGCTGTTGAACTGGCTGTAGAAGGCCTCCACGCTGTACCCGTCTTTTCTCCAGCCCACGGCCCCGGAAAAGTTGCCTTCCTCGAAGCCCGAATTCTTCAGGTAGTAGCCCGGCGCGCGCATGGTGCCGGCCTTGCGCAGCGTGCCCTGGGCGCGCCAGCTCAGAGCCGGTAGCTGCCGGAAGTTACCTTCCAGTGTGCCCGACGCGGCGCCCAAGCCGTTGTTGCTCATGCCCACCAGGTTCAGCTCGCCGCCCACGCCCGCCGAGTCGCGCAGGGGCTTGGGCTCCACCAGCACCACGCCGCCAATGGCATCAGAGCCGTAGCGGACGCTGGCCGCGCCCTTCACCACCGTCAGCCGCGAAGCAATAAACGGGTCGATTTCCGGGCCGTGTTCCACGCCCCACTGTTGCCCTTCCTGACGCACGCCGTTGTTGAGCAGCGTCACGCGGTTGGAGTGCAGCCCATGAATCATGGGCTTGAAGATGCCGGGGCCGGTCTGGATGGCCGTTACGCCGCTCACGCGCTGCAGCGCTTCGCCCAGGGCCTGGCCGCGGGTTTGCTGCAGGGCCTGGCCGGTGAGGGCCGCGGTGGTCTGGGTGGTGGGCGCGGCCAGCCGCTCGCCCCGCACCACAGCCCCGCGCAGCAGCACGGCATCGGGGTGCAGCTGCACGTCGCGCACGGCTGAGGCAGTGGTCAGGCGCAGGTCCAGCACCTCGGGCGCGTAGCCCACAAAGCTGACCTGCACGCGGTAGGAGCCGGGACAAAGCGCTAGGTGATAATGGCCGTCGATGTCGGTTTGGGTAGCCAGCTGGGTGCCCAGCACCACCAGGGTAGCGCCGGGCAGCGCCGCCCGCGACTCGTGGTCGGCCACGCGCCCGCTGACGGTCAGGGTGCACCCGGGCTGCGCGCCCGCCGGCTGCGTTGCGCCCCACAGGAGCAGCAGCCACAGCCAGCGCCACGCCGCCCCCGGCGCAGCCGGAACACGGAAAAGCATAAGAAAAGGAAAGGAGCCGATGAGCAACTAAACCGGCCGCCTCCGTGCCTGGCCGTAAGCTGGCGGGCAGGGGAGAAGGTCTGGAAAACCAGACGCGGGGCGCTTCGGCAGGCAACGCCGAAGCCGCCAAGGCGGCCTATAACGGGTTTAGCTCAGGCTGGGCGGGCCGCGCAAATCTGCCGGGCGGCACAGGGCGGCCCGCCAGACGGCTACTACCGGCGTGGCAACGCTCCGCTGATACGCCCGGAAAACCTCGGGCAGCTGCACGGCCATAGCCGGCTGAAACGGCACGTCGCAGAAATGGTCGACGGCGCAGTGCTGGTGCCTGGCACTCAGCAGGGCCTTGTCTTTGCCGGCTCCGGGCAGCTGCGCGGGCTCCTCCGATGTGTGTTCGTGAGCGTGCAGGTTCAGCACCCACGCCTCCGGCAGCAGCACCCGCGTGAAGCAGAGCAGCAGCAGGATAGCCAGCCGGGAGCGAAGGGTTTGCATTATGCAACAATGTGTCGAACCGCAGCAAATGTACACGGAAATTTCAATTCCGACTCGCAGTATCCGGAATGCGCAGTAGGGGCTGGTTGGTAGTTCACGAAAGCATAACTGCATGAAAACGTGTGGGCAATATGCCCATCCGACCTTTGTGGCAGGATTTTTACTAGTCTCTACTCCAATGAAAAAGCTAACTGCCCGCCTGATTATCCGCGTTGCCAAGGTGCTGCGCCCTGCGCTGCTGCAACCCCTCGCTCCGGCTGCCGAGGCCCTGTTTGTATGAGGAAAACATCCTTCAACTACCGGCCGGGCCGGCTGGGCTACCGCCGGCCTGCTACCATTTTCCGGGTTTCTGCCGCAGCGCCCGAACACACCCTGAGCATGCCGGCCGCAGGCCCGGCAGCGCCTGCAAATGCGCCACTGCCGCGGTGGGCAATAGCCGCCTGATTTCTCCGTCGGCGAAAAGCAACCGTTCGTCCGGATACCAGCCGGAACAGCCGAAAACCCCAGCGCCGCGCCGGGTCGGACTCTACTTTCGTACCATCCGCAGCTGCTAGGTTAGAGCCGCCCGGACGGCTATGTTGCATCTCCACGATTCATTAATCCTTCAATTACAGCCCGAATTGAAGCTATTGCGCTGGCAGTGGCGGGGCCCCATGCAGCTGCCGGCCTTCCAGCTGGCCTTCAACCAGCTGCTCAACCACACCGCCCGCTACGGCATCACACACATGCTGGCCGACACCAGCACCATGCCGCCGGTGGGCCCCCGCGAGCAAGCGTGGCTGAGCGAAGAATGGCTGCCCCGCTCGCGCATCATGCAGCTGCAGCATCTGGCGCTGGTGCTGCCGGGCAGCCTGCACAACCAGCTGGTGGTGGAGAATGTGGTGAACGACGGCCGCTTCTACCTCGATGTGCAGGTGCATTTCTTTTCCGATGATTATTCGGCCCTGGATTGGCTGGCCAACGGCGAAGCCGTAGTGGCCGCTATGGAGCAGGAATGGCACAACGGCCGCGCCAGAAGTCAGTCGAAAGTGCAGTTTATAGGACGCTGAACGCTGTCAGGATGACAGCGCCCGGCAGGGTGGAATAGGATTTGAACCGCACCGGTCAACGACGCCAGCGCCCTGGGTGACTGGCAGATCGTCCGGTTTTTACTTGTTCACCTCCATTTTTCACGCGCCATGCAAGAGAAAGGCAGTATCTCGATCCATACCGAGAATATCTTTCCCATCATCAAGAAGTTCCTGTATTCCGACCACGAGATTTTCCTGCGGGAGCTGGTCAGCAATGCGGTAGATGCCACCCAGAAACTCAAGAGCCTGGCGCAGCTGGGCGAGTTCAAAGGCGAGCTGGGCGACCTGAAAGTACGGGTGACCGTGGATAAGGAGGCCCGCAAAATCACGATTTCGGACCGCGGCCTGGGCATGACGGCCGAGGAAATTAAGAAGTATATCAACCAGATTGCCTTCTCGGGCGCCACGGAGTTTGTGGAGCAGTATAAGGAGAAGGACGCCGTCACCAAAGACCAGATTATCGGGCAGTTTGGCCTGGGCTTCTACTCGGCCTTTATGGTTGCCAAGGAAGTGGAAATCTGGTCGAAGTCGTACAAAGACGACACCCTGACCGCCCACTGGATTTGCGACGGTAGCACCGAATTTACCCTCGATGAGCCCACCGGCGAGCACGCCAAGGCCGAGCGCGGCACCGACGTGGTGCTGCACGTAGCCGACGATTCCGACGAGTTTCTGGAGCCCGCCCGCCTGAAGGGCATCCTCACCAAGTACTGCAAGTTCCTGCCCATCGAAATCGAGTTTGAGGGCGAAACCATCAACCAGACGGCCCCCATCTGGACCAAGCAGCCCTCGGAGCTCACCGATGAAGACTACGTGAGCTTCTACCAGGAGCTGTATCCGTTTTCGGAGCCGCCGCTGTTCTGGATTCACCTCAACGTCGACTACCCGTTCAACCTGACCGGCATCCTGTACTTCCCGAAAGTGAAGGACGAGCTGCAGTTCCAGCGCAACAAAATCCAGCTCTACTCGCGCCAGGTGTTTATCACCGACGAGGTGAAGGACGTGGTGCCCGAGTTCCTGATGCTGCTG from Hymenobacter canadensis harbors:
- a CDS encoding TonB-dependent receptor; amino-acid sequence: MLFRVPAAPGAAWRWLWLLLLWGATQPAGAQPGCTLTVSGRVADHESRAALPGATLVVLGTQLATQTDIDGHYHLALCPGSYRVQVSFVGYAPEVLDLRLTTASAVRDVQLHPDAVLLRGAVVRGERLAAPTTQTTAALTGQALQQTRGQALGEALQRVSGVTAIQTGPGIFKPMIHGLHSNRVTLLNNGVRQEGQQWGVEHGPEIDPFIASRLTVVKGAASVRYGSDAIGGVVLVEPKPLRDSAGVGGELNLVGMSNNGLGAASGTLEGNFRQLPALSWRAQGTLRKAGTMRAPGYYLKNSGFEEGNFSGAVGWRKDGYSVEAFYSQFNSRIGILPAAHAGNQSDLLLAVGRERPLETTGFSYDIIRAYQQVRHDVAKLSGFVRTGNAGRLQLTLSHQTDFRDEYDKARPRNDERAAAGKPELSYTNRTSIGELLWEHRPWHGFTGSVGMSGTYQANRYAAGSRQFIPFYTNLAGGAFLIEKWQQGRWLLEGGLRLDRRDLAVRRADRDTTGAFFVDRSRFQYTTPAASLGATYDASAHLTLGLNAGLTRRAPAANERFSDGVHNGMYELGNDLMPGNAPLTPETALNVGLTATLHHNPRFNSELTVYQNRIRGFIYQVPLLPLVQTIRGAHISWQFLQTDATFRGLDLSSSYLLTPQLLLNLKGSVVRTRDTRANEWQILMPADRAEVSVRYDWPATGPAGRLRSPYAQLGGVAVARQTRVPRNYEARDLLAPPAGYGLLNLELGGTVRWGRLPLDLSVAGSNLLNHRYRDYLNRYRYFTNEMGRNVTLRVRVPLEFNGR
- the htpG gene encoding molecular chaperone HtpG, with amino-acid sequence MQEKGSISIHTENIFPIIKKFLYSDHEIFLRELVSNAVDATQKLKSLAQLGEFKGELGDLKVRVTVDKEARKITISDRGLGMTAEEIKKYINQIAFSGATEFVEQYKEKDAVTKDQIIGQFGLGFYSAFMVAKEVEIWSKSYKDDTLTAHWICDGSTEFTLDEPTGEHAKAERGTDVVLHVADDSDEFLEPARLKGILTKYCKFLPIEIEFEGETINQTAPIWTKQPSELTDEDYVSFYQELYPFSEPPLFWIHLNVDYPFNLTGILYFPKVKDELQFQRNKIQLYSRQVFITDEVKDVVPEFLMLLHGVIDSPDIPLNVSRSFLQADAAVRKINTYITKKVADKLSSLFKQDRAGYEAKWSDIGMFVKYGMLSDEKFYDKAKDFALVQNVAGKLFTLPEYQEFVQANQKDKSEQTVVLYTTDAEAQHGFVQAATERGYDVLDLNGPLDSHFIGQLEQKLEKTTFKRVDADTVGKLIEKEETTESVLSDDDKTKLQELFKTAISNEQMHVQVEALSPQDAPVIITLPEFMRRMKDMQRSGGGGGMQMFGSLPDSYTVSVNANHPVAQRVLQAEGEAGQKLARQAFDLALLAQNMLKGEALTAFVKRSADLLAAE